One Megamonas hypermegale genomic window carries:
- a CDS encoding glycosyltransferase, translated as MADSPEISIVIPVYNEEESLPQLFKELYPVMENLNRSFEIIFINDGSRDKSFSMLYDFQKKHNKTVRVIDLNGNFGQHMAITSGFANVRGQYVITLDADLQNPPEEIPRIIAKMDEGYDVIGTCRQNRHDPLFRKVASRLVNKATNRISGLHISDYGCMLRGYSRRIVDIIVQSRESTTFIPALGQKFAVNPIEIPVSHREREFGESKYSFFRLLRLNFDLMTSFSIAPLQMVTMSGMVISLLSFIFFLYMMVRRIIVGSEAAGVFTLMALNFFLFGITIMALGVIGEYTGRIYKQIQQRPHYIIRHIYEEKDNE; from the coding sequence GGAAAATTTAAATCGCAGCTTTGAAATCATTTTTATTAATGATGGTAGTCGAGATAAATCTTTCTCTATGCTGTATGATTTTCAGAAGAAACACAATAAAACAGTGCGTGTTATTGACTTAAACGGTAATTTTGGTCAACATATGGCTATTACATCAGGTTTTGCAAATGTGCGTGGTCAATATGTGATTACACTTGATGCAGATTTACAAAATCCACCTGAAGAAATCCCAAGAATAATTGCTAAGATGGATGAAGGTTATGATGTCATTGGAACATGTCGTCAAAATCGCCATGACCCACTATTTAGAAAAGTGGCTTCTCGATTGGTAAACAAGGCTACAAATCGCATCAGCGGTCTGCACATAAGCGATTATGGTTGTATGTTGCGTGGTTATAGTCGTCGAATTGTGGACATTATTGTACAAAGCCGTGAAAGTACGACATTTATACCAGCACTCGGTCAAAAATTTGCAGTAAATCCAATTGAAATACCTGTAAGTCATCGTGAACGTGAATTTGGTGAATCTAAATACAGTTTTTTCCGTTTGTTGAGATTAAATTTTGATTTGATGACAAGCTTCTCCATTGCTCCATTGCAAATGGTAACAATGAGTGGGATGGTAATTTCACTTTTAAGTTTTATATTTTTCTTGTACATGATGGTGCGCCGAATTATTGTGGGCTCAGAAGCGGCTGGCGTTTTTACACTGATGGCACTTAATTTCTTCTTATTCGGTATAACTATCATGGCACTAGGTGTTATTGGTGAGTATACGGGGCGTATTTATAAGCAAATTCAGCAAAGACCACATTATATAATTCGCCATATTTATGAGGAAAAAGATAATGAATAG
- a CDS encoding formyltransferase — protein sequence MNRPRIIVFAYSEPGYVCLNELIKAKANIVAVYTHQDDPDEEIWFHSVYDLAKQNNIPVFRPKKIDEETAQYIKQLKPELIFSFYYRRLIPNEIILMPRLGSYNLHGALLPKYRGQTCINWAVVNGEKCTGATLHLMTEKADEGDIVDQRGFEIAFTDTSIDVFKKVSVIAGQIVHDNLNSIEAGTVKLTPQDNSKATKFPRRRPKDGFLDFNKDAISLYNLIRGVTHPFPGAFAFVGDRKLFIWWAKPLDGKGDIGEIVSVKPLCVGTGNGLLQLEKLQWENGQELTASHFVEDLPVGTKFNI from the coding sequence ATGAATAGACCACGTATAATAGTTTTCGCATATAGTGAACCAGGTTATGTTTGTCTTAATGAATTGATAAAAGCAAAAGCAAATATTGTAGCTGTATATACACATCAAGATGACCCTGATGAAGAAATATGGTTTCATTCAGTGTATGATTTAGCAAAGCAGAATAATATACCTGTGTTTAGACCTAAAAAGATTGATGAAGAAACGGCTCAATATATAAAACAATTAAAACCGGAACTCATATTTTCATTTTATTATCGTCGTTTAATTCCCAATGAAATAATTTTAATGCCACGACTTGGTTCTTATAATTTACATGGAGCGCTTTTACCGAAATATCGTGGGCAAACTTGTATAAATTGGGCGGTAGTAAATGGAGAAAAATGTACAGGGGCTACATTGCATTTAATGACAGAAAAAGCCGATGAAGGTGATATTGTAGACCAGCGCGGTTTTGAAATTGCATTTACTGATACATCTATTGATGTATTTAAAAAAGTTAGTGTGATAGCAGGACAGATTGTACATGATAACTTAAATAGTATTGAAGCGGGAACAGTAAAATTGACACCGCAAGACAATAGTAAAGCAACTAAATTTCCACGACGCAGACCAAAAGATGGCTTTTTAGATTTTAATAAAGATGCTATAAGTTTATATAATCTCATTCGTGGTGTAACACATCCATTTCCTGGGGCGTTTGCTTTTGTAGGTGATAGAAAATTATTCATTTGGTGGGCAAAACCGCTAGATGGAAAAGGTGACATTGGCGAGATTGTATCAGTTAAGCCACTTTGTGTTGGTACGGGAAATGGTTTATTGCAATTAGAAAAATTACAATGGGAAAATGGACAGGAACTAACCGCTTCTCATTTTGTAGAAGATTTGCCAGTGGGCACAAAATTTAATATTTAA
- a CDS encoding bifunctional UDP-4-keto-pentose/UDP-xylose synthase: protein MKIFVTGVNGFIGSHFLEMALAKTDWEIQGFDLSDSNLKQFLDNPRFKMKTGDIFKEEDWLYEQVKQCDVLLPLIGIARPAYYIERPFWTFELDFEQNLKLVKKCAEYNKRVIFPSTSEVYGMPDLNNHIMDEDTSNLTLGPIVQSRWIYSCSKQMMDRVIFALGQEKGLKFTLFRPFNWVGPRLDRFKDAAEHKARTITQFIYDVLYTGKITLVNGGMQRRSFTWVGDGVEALIDIINNKDNQADGQIFNIGNPDNNYSIKEMAEIVVDEMKKFPCFKEKAEKVQFVVENSDSYYGKNYADVQDRLPSVKKLKTRLGWKPKTTLQDAIYYTLQWYEKELNK from the coding sequence ATGAAAATTTTTGTTACTGGAGTTAATGGATTTATTGGCTCTCATTTTTTAGAAATGGCATTAGCTAAAACAGATTGGGAAATACAGGGTTTTGATTTAAGTGATAGCAATCTTAAACAATTTCTTGATAATCCGCGTTTTAAAATGAAAACGGGAGATATTTTTAAAGAAGAAGATTGGTTATATGAACAAGTAAAACAATGTGATGTACTTTTACCACTTATCGGCATTGCACGTCCCGCATATTATATAGAAAGACCATTTTGGACTTTTGAACTCGATTTTGAACAGAATTTGAAACTTGTTAAAAAATGTGCTGAATATAATAAACGTGTTATTTTCCCATCTACTTCTGAAGTTTATGGTATGCCAGACCTTAATAATCATATAATGGATGAAGATACAAGTAATTTAACACTTGGTCCTATTGTACAAAGTCGCTGGATATACAGTTGTAGTAAACAGATGATGGATAGAGTTATTTTCGCATTAGGTCAAGAAAAAGGTTTGAAATTTACTTTATTCCGTCCATTTAACTGGGTTGGTCCACGTCTTGATAGATTTAAAGATGCAGCTGAACATAAAGCTCGTACAATTACACAATTTATCTATGATGTTTTATATACAGGTAAAATCACTCTTGTAAATGGTGGTATGCAACGCCGTAGCTTCACATGGGTAGGTGATGGTGTAGAAGCACTTATTGATATTATTAACAATAAAGATAATCAAGCAGATGGACAGATATTTAATATCGGTAATCCTGATAATAATTATTCCATCAAAGAAATGGCAGAAATTGTCGTTGATGAAATGAAAAAATTCCCATGCTTTAAAGAAAAAGCAGAAAAAGTACAGTTTGTCGTTGAAAATTCCGATAGTTATTATGGCAAAAATTATGCTGATGTACAGGATAGATTGCCGTCTGTTAAAAAATTGAAAACTCGTTTAGGCTGGAAACCTAAAACAACATTGCAAGATGCTATTTATTATACTTTGCAGTGGTATGAAAAAGAATTAAACAAATAA
- a CDS encoding 4-deoxy-4-formamido-L-arabinose-phosphoundecaprenol deformylase — protein sequence MTKKIAIKIDVDTKRGYDVGVPRMLDVFKQENIKASFFFSMGTDNSGKAIRRIFRKGFLAKMLRTKAPSTYGFKTMMYGTLLPAPHIVEPNPAPFLRAIKENHECGIHCWDHVYWQDKLPYLSEETIRNELTKAINLFEKLAGFKAKACAAPGWQVTPRSLKVQQELGFSYCSDVRGYYPFYPVMNGKKYLPLQIPGTLLTMDECLGSTLDGKEITEENIVDYWLSHCDQDFNVLTIHSEMEGLKQLPILQTFIKKAKKLGYEFIKLEEGKNVPNIKECEVYHGYLPGRAGTVARQGK from the coding sequence ATGACAAAGAAAATTGCTATAAAAATAGATGTAGATACGAAACGTGGTTATGATGTGGGTGTGCCACGCATGCTAGATGTTTTTAAACAAGAAAATATAAAAGCTAGTTTCTTTTTTTCTATGGGAACAGATAATTCGGGTAAGGCTATTCGCCGTATTTTCCGCAAGGGATTTTTAGCTAAAATGCTAAGAACTAAAGCACCGAGCACTTATGGTTTTAAGACAATGATGTATGGCACTCTTTTGCCAGCACCGCATATTGTAGAACCTAATCCTGCACCGTTTTTACGTGCTATAAAAGAAAATCATGAATGTGGCATTCATTGCTGGGACCATGTTTATTGGCAAGATAAATTGCCGTATTTATCGGAAGAGACAATTCGCAATGAACTAACAAAAGCAATAAACTTATTTGAGAAATTGGCTGGATTTAAAGCAAAAGCTTGTGCAGCTCCAGGTTGGCAAGTAACACCTCGTAGTTTAAAAGTACAGCAAGAATTAGGTTTTTCTTATTGTAGTGATGTTCGAGGATATTATCCATTTTATCCAGTTATGAATGGCAAAAAATATTTGCCATTACAAATTCCAGGAACTTTACTTACTATGGATGAATGTTTAGGCAGTACATTAGATGGAAAAGAAATTACAGAAGAAAATATCGTCGATTATTGGTTATCTCATTGTGACCAAGATTTTAATGTATTGACTATTCATTCTGAAATGGAAGGGTTAAAACAATTACCAATTTTGCAGACTTTTATAAAAAAAGCTAAAAAACTTGGTTATGAATTTATAAAATTAGAAGAGGGAAAAAATGTTCCTAATATTAAAGAATGTGAAGTATATCATGGCTATTTGCCAGGTAGAGCAGGAACAGTTGCCCGTCAAGGAAAATAA
- a CDS encoding 6-pyruvoyl trahydropterin synthase family protein, which yields MRSITKLDLQYAHRFYGFKGEAQYLHGHTGVLTIEVEGSINSGVNMVFPCNEIQKTAWEVLKNFDHALILREDDPLLPAILDVYEKQGIKGGAPNNIMKGPAFKTELATAYPDCRLVVTKETMTVEGMIKIVYDLLKDKLNIVKLTFSSGVNLASEEYEPHLDVDRCPLCGIALENGVCPKCGYKKPN from the coding sequence ATGAGAAGTATCACAAAACTCGACTTACAGTATGCACATCGTTTTTATGGTTTTAAAGGCGAAGCTCAATATCTCCATGGACACACAGGTGTTCTGACTATTGAAGTTGAAGGCTCTATTAATTCTGGTGTAAATATGGTATTCCCTTGTAATGAAATTCAAAAAACAGCATGGGAAGTTCTGAAAAACTTCGACCATGCCTTAATTTTACGCGAAGATGACCCTCTACTCCCTGCTATTTTAGATGTTTATGAAAAACAAGGCATAAAAGGCGGTGCACCTAACAATATAATGAAAGGGCCTGCTTTTAAAACAGAACTTGCTACTGCATATCCAGATTGTCGCCTCGTCGTTACAAAAGAGACAATGACAGTTGAAGGTATGATTAAAATTGTTTATGACCTTTTGAAAGATAAATTAAATATCGTAAAACTCACTTTCTCCAGCGGTGTTAATTTAGCTTCTGAAGAATATGAGCCACATCTCGATGTAGACCGTTGCCCATTATGCGGTATAGCATTAGAAAATGGTGTTTGTCCAAAATGCGGTTATAAAAAACCAAATTAA
- a CDS encoding HAD-IIB family hydrolase has protein sequence MNDYSNIFLLSDMDGTLINSNSQISAVNKYALEQFTKNGGTFAVATGRTIRSCQDFLGELPINAPSIFYNGTILQNVYNNVALKTLSLQNSQLTAFLAQCLIYCPQMCIEIHTKDIFYVITDKAYDDPVIKREALPYVRANLGELKDIPILKVQFYTEKPELISWLHNFAQAMEIDKIAKYFTSWSSYFEIIPQNASKGIMLNELRKMPQYQGKIFIAVGDFDNDIEMLRCADYGIAAQNATQNLKQVADIIGVSCDDHLLSHVITKIIPNLTKYMAANLQTA, from the coding sequence ATGAACGATTACAGTAATATTTTTTTGCTAAGTGATATGGATGGCACATTAATTAATTCAAATTCACAAATTTCTGCGGTCAATAAATACGCATTGGAGCAATTTACTAAAAATGGTGGCACTTTTGCTGTTGCAACAGGTAGAACAATCAGAAGTTGTCAAGATTTTCTTGGCGAATTACCGATAAACGCTCCTAGTATTTTTTATAATGGTACTATATTGCAGAATGTGTATAATAATGTAGCTTTAAAAACCTTGTCACTACAAAATAGTCAATTAACAGCTTTTTTAGCACAATGTTTAATTTATTGTCCTCAAATGTGCATTGAAATTCATACGAAAGATATTTTTTATGTTATTACGGATAAGGCATACGATGACCCAGTGATAAAACGAGAAGCTTTACCGTATGTTCGTGCAAATTTGGGTGAGTTAAAAGACATTCCTATTTTAAAAGTCCAGTTTTACACTGAAAAACCTGAATTGATATCATGGCTCCATAATTTCGCCCAAGCTATGGAGATTGATAAAATCGCCAAATATTTCACTTCTTGGTCTAGTTATTTTGAAATTATTCCCCAAAATGCTTCCAAAGGCATTATGTTGAATGAACTGCGTAAAATGCCACAGTACCAAGGAAAAATATTTATCGCTGTTGGTGATTTTGACAATGATATAGAAATGCTTCGCTGTGCTGATTATGGCATTGCTGCTCAAAATGCTACACAAAATTTAAAACAAGTAGCAGACATCATCGGCGTGAGCTGTGATGACCACCTTCTTTCTCATGTTATTACCAAAATTATTCCCAATTTAACTAAGTATATGGCAGCAAATCTACAAACGGCAT